The Flavobacterium sp. IMCC34852 genome contains the following window.
TATCCCATTTCGGTAATGACTTCACCATTGACTTTTACATTGCCCGATTGGATGTAAATATCGGCATCGCGACGCGAGCAAACACCCGAGTTGGAAATGTATTTGTTCAAACGAATGTCGTCTGATTTTAAAGGTTTCGGGATATTGTTAACCGGTTTAGCTGTTTTTTTGGGTGCGGCTCCATCGGTTGACGGCTTAGCCTTTTTCGGACCTTGCGCTCTTTTCGGCATGGCTGGTTTAGGCTTATTGGAGCTTGGTCGCGAGCTGTTTGGTCGTGAACCGCCTCTTTTGTTATTGCCTTCCTTCTTGTTCATAAATGCTGTATTTAACTTCTTTCCATTCGACCATTTTGGTCTTAGGTGGTTGCAAAGATACGGTTTTAAAGGCTACAAAACCATGGATTGAAATTAGCCCCGACAGGAGTCAATTACCATGTAATGCGGATGGCGGGAAAATGGTTTAGCAATTGCCCATCACTTTCGCTCCTAACGAACAATCGTTTCTACTATTTTCTTGCCGTGAATTAAGACTGACGGATTGATGAGTACAATGCAAAATACGCCTGAAACTACCAGAAATTTAAGGATGTTGTGCAGTTTCAGGTAATCGGGTTTGGAATTGGATTTCCAGAGTTTTTGCAGGAAGAAAATGAGGACAATCATACTGAGATAGAAATAGATGTCCATGTAGCCGACTTCAAAGATTTCGATTAAAAAATAAATCGGTATAACGGTAGAAATCGTTAATAGTGTAATGATTTTTTTAGAAAAAGCTTCGCCAAAAAGCACCGGAACAGTCTGGTAATCGTTGGCAATATCGCCTTTTAGGTTTTCTAAATCCTTAATCATTTCTCGGATGAGAATGAGCAGGTATAAAAAGGTAGCGTGGGCAAAGATTTGCGGGTAAAGATTTTTATAGTACAGCAGAATGGCAAAGAATGGTAAGACGGCCAAGAATGAGGCGGTTAGGTTTCCGATGACTACTATTTTTTTGAGTTTATGAGAATAGAACCAAATGAGGAAAATGTAAACGGAAAAAAATAAAACGGCACGAAGCGACACCAAGAAAGCCAACAAAAAGACAATGAAATTGACAGTAAAATAAACTTGTAGTTTGGTTTTTTGGCTGACCAGTCGATCCAATTGAGATTTGTTGGGGCGATTGATTAAGTCTTTTTTACTGTCGTAAAAATTATTGATGATATAACCCGAAGCGATGGTTAATCCGGAAACGATGACAATGACAAACAAGTTAAAATCGAGTAGGACATCGAGGGCTCTTTTTTCGGGAGCCAAAATGAATATGGCCGATAAATATTGGGCTAAGGCAATTACGGGAATATTATACCCGCGAACCACCGAAAACATACTGATGATTTTAAGTAAGGTGTGTTTGGATTTTCGGCTTAACATTTAGGAGCGATTAAAACTGGTAAACCACT
Protein-coding sequences here:
- a CDS encoding geranylgeranylglycerol-phosphate geranylgeranyltransferase is translated as MLSRKSKHTLLKIISMFSVVRGYNIPVIALAQYLSAIFILAPEKRALDVLLDFNLFVIVIVSGLTIASGYIINNFYDSKKDLINRPNKSQLDRLVSQKTKLQVYFTVNFIVFLLAFLVSLRAVLFFSVYIFLIWFYSHKLKKIVVIGNLTASFLAVLPFFAILLYYKNLYPQIFAHATFLYLLILIREMIKDLENLKGDIANDYQTVPVLFGEAFSKKIITLLTISTVIPIYFLIEIFEVGYMDIYFYLSMIVLIFFLQKLWKSNSKPDYLKLHNILKFLVVSGVFCIVLINPSVLIHGKKIVETIVR